From the genome of Gracilibacillus salitolerans, one region includes:
- a CDS encoding MFS transporter, whose translation MTDEKKSALSTEVPRKAGGREWIGLAVLALPTLLLSIDLSVLHLALPYLSADLGADSTQLLWITDIYGFMIAGLLITMGTLGDHIGRRKLLMIGGAVFGIASVLAAYSTSPEMLITTRALMGIAGATLMPSTLALITNMFGEPRQRGVAIAVWMSCFMGGMAFGPVIGGAFIEWFWWGAVFLLGVPVMLLLLITAPILLPEFRNTEAGKLDLISVALLLATILPIIYGFKELARHGWQGGTIAVAIVGVCFGVLFCYRQFRLTHPLLDLHLFGNRTFSSALVISMLVGAVQGGILFLINLHLQLVEGLSPLIAGLWLVPSSLAMIAATMLAPFLAKRIRPAYVIAAGLLFSAIGYQILYQLESTGSLTVAIMGIVMVMMGVGPMGALATDLIVGSAPPEKAGAAAAVSESGAEFGIALGIAALGSLGTAIYRRQVLIPEGVPIESAESASESIIGAVSTAEQLYAPLGTELLGSAREAFTTGLNASALLSTVLFIALALASVILLRHVRPSDESLNVQTNEPQNTEWGQSN comes from the coding sequence TTGACTGATGAAAAGAAATCAGCTTTATCAACAGAAGTACCGAGAAAAGCCGGAGGAAGAGAATGGATAGGGCTGGCAGTCTTGGCTTTGCCTACTTTGCTGTTATCCATCGATTTAAGTGTTCTTCATTTGGCTTTGCCATATTTAAGCGCGGACCTTGGTGCGGATAGCACTCAACTATTGTGGATCACAGATATCTACGGGTTTATGATTGCAGGATTATTGATAACAATGGGTACTTTAGGCGACCACATCGGTCGTCGAAAACTATTGATGATTGGTGGTGCGGTATTTGGCATCGCTTCAGTACTGGCAGCTTATTCCACGAGTCCTGAAATGCTAATAACCACTCGGGCACTGATGGGGATAGCTGGAGCCACACTCATGCCGTCAACTTTGGCTTTAATTACTAACATGTTTGGTGAACCAAGGCAGAGGGGGGTGGCCATTGCCGTATGGATGAGCTGTTTTATGGGAGGGATGGCATTCGGACCGGTGATCGGAGGCGCGTTCATAGAGTGGTTCTGGTGGGGGGCGGTATTCCTGCTGGGGGTGCCGGTGATGCTTCTTCTTTTGATAACCGCCCCTATCCTGCTGCCTGAGTTCCGCAATACTGAGGCCGGCAAACTGGATCTGATAAGTGTAGCTCTGTTGCTTGCGACGATCTTACCCATTATTTATGGTTTCAAAGAACTGGCGCGACATGGCTGGCAGGGCGGGACGATTGCCGTTGCTATAGTAGGAGTGTGTTTCGGCGTATTATTCTGTTACCGACAATTCAGGCTTACCCATCCGCTTTTGGACCTGCACCTATTTGGTAATCGCACATTTAGTAGCGCATTGGTCATCTCAATGCTCGTTGGGGCGGTTCAGGGCGGAATTCTTTTTCTAATCAATCTGCATCTGCAATTGGTAGAAGGCCTTTCACCACTGATAGCGGGGCTCTGGCTCGTACCTTCCTCTCTCGCAATGATTGCTGCTACGATGCTGGCCCCGTTTCTAGCAAAACGGATACGTCCGGCTTATGTCATCGCAGCTGGACTCTTGTTCTCAGCGATAGGGTACCAGATCCTGTACCAGTTGGAAAGTACCGGGAGCCTGACGGTTGCTATCATGGGTATCGTCATGGTGATGATGGGGGTAGGACCAATGGGGGCTTTGGCGACAGATTTGATTGTTGGATCCGCTCCACCTGAGAAGGCCGGAGCAGCAGCGGCTGTATCAGAGAGCGGGGCCGAATTTGGAATTGCCTTGGGAATCGCCGCCTTAGGCAGTCTAGGTACAGCCATTTACCGCCGACAAGTACTTATTCCAGAGGGTGTACCGATCGAGTCTGCTGAGTCTGCCAGTGAGAGCATTATAGGAGCAGTGTCCACTGCTGAACAACTATATGCTCCTTTGGGAACTGAGTTACTTGGCTCAGCCCGTGAAGCATTCACTACCGGACTGAATGCCTCCGCTCTTCTCAGCACTGTTCTATTTATCGCCCTTGCCTTGGCTTCAGTCATTTTACTTAGACACGTTCGTCCGAGTGATGAAAGTTTGAATGTTCAGACCAACGAACCTCAGAATACTGAATGGGGACAAAGTAACTAA
- a CDS encoding putative quinol monooxygenase: MIMIAGKLYVAPEYRAKYLESLEEFIRHTRSKKGCLDFILAADPIEAGRVNLLEQWEKEEDLKQHQATANPPEPVTPIISEDVKKYEISKSGPVFP; encoded by the coding sequence ATGATTATGATAGCTGGAAAATTATACGTCGCCCCGGAGTATCGGGCAAAATACCTTGAGAGTTTGGAAGAGTTTATTCGCCACACTCGTTCCAAGAAAGGATGTCTAGACTTTATCCTTGCAGCTGATCCAATTGAAGCGGGCCGTGTAAATCTGCTCGAACAATGGGAAAAGGAGGAAGATCTTAAACAACATCAAGCGACGGCAAACCCGCCAGAACCTGTGACCCCTATTATTAGCGAAGATGTAAAGAAATACGAAATCAGCAAGTCAGGTCCGGTATTTCCGTGA
- a CDS encoding ArsR/SmtB family transcription factor — protein MEKADEKRDVFVAIADPTRRKLISILAGKDELPLHELTPHFQMGRTAVSKHLMILREANLVKNRKSGRETKYRLNPEPLQEVKDWLSFYEQFWNERAAILKNILEE, from the coding sequence ATGGAAAAAGCTGACGAAAAACGAGATGTTTTTGTAGCCATTGCAGATCCAACAAGGCGTAAATTAATAAGCATATTGGCAGGTAAGGATGAGTTGCCTCTCCATGAATTAACTCCTCACTTTCAAATGGGGCGTACAGCAGTATCGAAACATTTGATGATTCTCAGGGAAGCTAATTTAGTAAAGAACCGTAAATCAGGTAGAGAAACCAAGTACCGACTAAATCCAGAACCTTTGCAGGAAGTAAAGGATTGGCTTTCCTTCTATGAACAGTTCTGGAATGAACGAGCGGCAATACTAAAAAATATATTGGAGGAATAA
- a CDS encoding iron chaperone: MAAFTEFLQGIDHEAHRDRTEQIFNWITEKHPKLETEIKWNQPMFTDHGTFIIGFSVSKKHLSVAPEHVAIQYVEEDIQKAGYDYTKEIIRIPWNREVDYELLEKIIDFNIWDKANCTTFWRK, from the coding sequence ATGGCGGCTTTCACTGAATTTTTACAAGGAATAGATCATGAAGCACATAGGGACAGAACGGAACAAATATTCAACTGGATTACCGAAAAACATCCAAAATTAGAAACAGAAATCAAATGGAATCAACCGATGTTTACTGATCATGGTACGTTTATCATTGGATTTAGTGTATCAAAAAAACATTTATCAGTTGCCCCTGAACATGTGGCAATTCAATATGTAGAAGAGGACATTCAAAAAGCTGGTTACGATTATACAAAAGAGATTATTCGTATCCCGTGGAATCGTGAAGTAGATTATGAACTATTGGAGAAAATAATTGATTTTAATATTTGGGACAAAGCAAATTGTACGACTTTTTGGAGAAAGTAA
- a CDS encoding FAD-dependent oxidoreductase, which translates to MAFFQDIFSIFQKKDLPFIESFQEAEGVYTFRFEKSEDVTWKAGQHGLFTITHQKIKNHTRPFTIASAPEENVIQITMKISDNPSEFKKAMLSLTKVDTIKMAGPIGSFYLKEDSPTMLIAGGIGITPFRSIIQQIEAEGNSNNKQIQLMYLDSNKSYIFQDELDQIAKETSVNVTYLHERDHLNKELDKCISSYSNDGHFFVAGPKSMVDATTTYLQTQKVPKRNIKKDVMFGY; encoded by the coding sequence ATGGCGTTCTTTCAAGATATATTTTCCATCTTTCAAAAAAAAGATTTGCCTTTTATCGAAAGTTTTCAAGAAGCAGAAGGTGTCTATACGTTTCGCTTTGAAAAATCAGAGGACGTAACTTGGAAGGCAGGTCAACACGGTTTATTTACGATCACACATCAGAAAATCAAAAATCATACCCGTCCATTTACAATCGCATCGGCACCTGAGGAAAATGTGATTCAAATAACGATGAAAATTAGTGATAATCCGAGTGAATTTAAAAAAGCGATGTTATCCTTAACAAAAGTTGATACGATTAAAATGGCCGGGCCTATTGGATCATTTTACTTAAAAGAGGATAGCCCTACAATGCTAATAGCAGGAGGGATTGGCATTACGCCATTTCGGTCCATCATACAACAAATTGAAGCAGAAGGTAATAGTAATAATAAACAAATTCAATTAATGTATTTGGATAGCAATAAATCTTATATTTTTCAGGATGAATTGGATCAAATTGCTAAAGAAACTTCCGTTAATGTAACATATCTTCATGAAAGAGATCATTTAAACAAGGAATTGGACAAGTGTATCAGTTCATACTCGAATGATGGTCATTTCTTCGTTGCAGGACCAAAATCAATGGTAGATGCAACAACCACCTATTTACAAACACAGAAGGTACCTAAGCGAAATATTAAAAAAGATGTTATGTTTGGGTATTAG